A genomic region of Enterobacter hormaechei ATCC 49162 contains the following coding sequences:
- a CDS encoding MFS transporter produces MTEHIRNGAAAIEDIERETMRKVIWRILPFLIVSYLVSIIDRGNIGMASLQMNEDLGLSKAAFGFASSLYFVAYFLFEVPSNLAMQKVGARLWIPRIMISWGVVSMCMALVQNTTSLYIVRFLLGAAEAGFFPGVVLFLTWWIPSRYRARIIASFMVAIPLANFIGSPLSGLILSMDGWLGLRGWHLLFIIEGLPAVLLGVAAWFVLRDRPHQANWLNAEQKKWLETTLETERQQQKNIGHQTTWQLLRHRQIWLLALIYAGASSAGTTISVWSPQLLKSFHLDNLETGLFNAIPYGLASVLMIVWGRSSDRTNERRWHTALTLFMIAAGVFAAFVSVSLSATIVILSIMLIGAYSMKGPFWALASGWMSSTSAAAGLAAIGAIANLIGGAVMVNAYGIINERTGSHTLAMLPLAGLCVAGGIAVLVMGRQARNAQLHEKQVTH; encoded by the coding sequence CGTAATGGCGCTGCCGCCATTGAGGACATAGAAAGAGAGACTATGCGCAAGGTGATCTGGCGCATCCTCCCGTTTCTGATAGTCAGCTACCTGGTCTCCATTATCGATCGCGGCAATATCGGCATGGCTTCGCTACAGATGAATGAAGATCTCGGTCTCAGCAAAGCGGCGTTTGGCTTCGCCAGCAGCCTCTATTTCGTGGCGTATTTTCTGTTTGAAGTTCCCAGCAATCTGGCGATGCAGAAAGTGGGCGCACGTCTGTGGATCCCCCGCATTATGATCAGCTGGGGGGTGGTGTCCATGTGTATGGCGCTGGTACAAAACACCACGTCGCTTTATATCGTGCGTTTTCTGCTGGGTGCCGCGGAGGCGGGCTTCTTCCCCGGCGTCGTACTCTTTCTGACCTGGTGGATCCCTTCCCGCTACCGTGCGCGAATTATCGCGTCCTTTATGGTCGCGATCCCGCTGGCCAATTTTATCGGCTCGCCGCTGTCCGGGTTGATTCTGTCAATGGATGGCTGGCTGGGTCTGCGCGGCTGGCATCTGCTGTTTATCATTGAAGGTTTACCCGCCGTCCTGCTGGGTGTCGCTGCCTGGTTTGTGCTTCGCGATCGTCCGCACCAGGCTAACTGGCTTAACGCGGAACAGAAAAAGTGGCTGGAAACGACGCTTGAAACCGAGCGTCAACAGCAAAAAAATATCGGGCACCAGACGACATGGCAGTTGCTCAGGCACCGTCAAATCTGGCTGCTGGCGCTGATTTACGCAGGCGCGTCATCAGCGGGCACGACCATCAGCGTCTGGTCACCGCAGCTGCTGAAATCGTTCCACCTTGATAATCTGGAGACGGGGCTGTTCAACGCCATTCCTTACGGCCTGGCATCCGTACTGATGATTGTGTGGGGACGGAGTTCTGACCGAACCAACGAACGCCGCTGGCATACGGCGCTGACGCTGTTCATGATTGCCGCAGGTGTCTTTGCCGCCTTTGTCAGCGTCTCTCTTTCCGCCACCATTGTTATCCTGAGCATCATGCTGATCGGGGCGTATTCAATGAAAGGGCCGTTCTGGGCACTGGCGTCAGGCTGGATGAGCAGCACGTCGGCTGCTGCGGGGCTGGCCGCAATTGGCGCCATCGCCAACCTTATCGGCGGTGCGGTGATGGTCAACGCTTACGGCATCATCAACGAGCGGACGGGTAGCCACACGCTGGCGATGCTGCCTCTGGCGGGGTTGTGCGTCGCGGGGGGGATCGCGGTGCTGGTGATGGGACGCCAGGCTCGCAATGCGCAGTTGCATGAAAAGCAGGTCACCCATTAG